One Bos taurus isolate L1 Dominette 01449 registration number 42190680 breed Hereford chromosome 16, ARS-UCD2.0, whole genome shotgun sequence DNA window includes the following coding sequences:
- the PEX10 gene encoding peroxisome biogenesis factor 10 isoform X1: MASAVASPPEVVRAAQKDDYYRGGLRSAAGGALHNLAGAKKWLEWRREVELVSDLAYFGLTTLAAEPVVQEGSQHCALPQGVGCYQTLGEEYVSVVQVGPSQRHVPSRLRRGILVALHTVLPYLLDKALLHLEHELQATGDGTWPLRGSLAPSSQSGMRRWVHRCTAGLTEQQQGVLLRAVSALKQGLGCLQRLHVAWFYIHGAFYHLAKRFTGITYEPCRGKSSFQKPTVHAVLGGTQAFDGHTLRPPVLLGVYNPLERHQDGVSPLQGEVPPPEAGLPAALPLTPCWKSSLILVDFSCTDIKKASRLLSRVIPCQLPGGWAPDLDLDLANAGLQGRLGGDLLGGQSTLRTPLPSPNQSLTGRGLTDLEPSTSSLLSQHDNPAAQKTHRLHPCP, from the exons ATGGCTTCCGCGGTCGCCAGCCCGCCGGAGGTGGTCCGCGCGGCGCAGAAGGACGACTACTACCGCGGCGGGCTGCGGAGCGCGGCGGGCGGCGCCCTACACAACCTAGCAG GTGCGAAGAAGTGGCTGGAGTGGAGGAGAGAGGTAGAGCTGGTGTCGGATCTCGCCTACTTCGGCCTCACCACACTAGCAG CTGAACCCGTGGTCCAAGAGGGGTCCCAGCACTGCGCCCTACCACAGGGCGTGGGCT GCTACCAGACCCTTGGGGAGGAATACGTCAGCGTCGTGCAGGTGGGCCCATCACAGCGCCACGTGCCCTCAAGGCTGCGACGCGGGATCCTGGTGGCGCTGCACACCGTCCTGCCCTACCTGCTGGATAAGGCCCTGCTCCACCTGGAGCATGAGCTGCAGGCCACCGGTGATGGCACCTGGCCCTTGCGGGGCAGCCTGGCCCCCAGCAGCCAGTCAGGGATGAGGCGCTGGGTGCACCGGTGCACGGCCGGCCTGACGGAACAGCAGCAGGGGGTGCTCCTGCGCGCCGTGTCAGCGCTCAAGCAGGGCCTCGGGTGCCTCCAACGTCTCCACGTGGCCTGGTTCTACATCCATGGTGCCTTCTACCACCTGGCCAAGAGGTTCACAGGCATCACCTAC GAACCATGCAGAGGAAAGAGCAGTTTCCAGAAACCCACTGTGCACGCTGTGCTTGGAGGAACGCAGGCATTCGACGGCCACACCCTGCGGCCACCTGTTCTGCTGGGAGTGTATAACCCACTGGAGCGACACCAAG ACGGAGTGTCCCCTCTGCAGGGAGAAGTTCCTCCCCCAGAAGCTGGTCTACCTGCGGCACTACCGCTGACCCCTTGCTGGAAGAGCAGCCTTATTCTTGTCGACTTCTCCTGCACAGACATCAAGAAAGCCTCAAGACTTTTGTCACGTGTGATACCGTGCCAGCTGCCAGGAGGATGGGCGCCGGACCTGGACTTGGACCTGGCTAATGCAGGCCTGCAGGGCAGGCTGGGTGGGGACCTGCTGGGCGGCCAGTCCACCCTCAGAACGCCCCTCCCTTCCCCAAACCAGTCACTCACAGGGCGGGGCCTGACTGACCTGGAGCCGAGCACCAGCAGTTTGCTTTCCCAGCATGATAATCCTGCAGCCCAGAAGACCCACAGACTTCACCCTTGTCCCTGA
- the PEX10 gene encoding peroxisome biogenesis factor 10: protein MASAVASPPEVVRAAQKDDYYRGGLRSAAGGALHNLAGAKKWLEWRREVELVSDLAYFGLTTLAGYQTLGEEYVSVVQVGPSQRHVPSRLRRGILVALHTVLPYLLDKALLHLEHELQATGDGTWPLRGSLAPSSQSGMRRWVHRCTAGLTEQQQGVLLRAVSALKQGLGCLQRLHVAWFYIHGAFYHLAKRFTGITYEPCRGKSSFQKPTVHAVLGGTQAFDGHTLRPPVLLGVYNPLERHQDGVSPLQGEVPPPEAGLPAALPLTPCWKSSLILVDFSCTDIKKASRLLSRVIPCQLPGGWAPDLDLDLANAGLQGRLGGDLLGGQSTLRTPLPSPNQSLTGRGLTDLEPSTSSLLSQHDNPAAQKTHRLHPCP from the exons ATGGCTTCCGCGGTCGCCAGCCCGCCGGAGGTGGTCCGCGCGGCGCAGAAGGACGACTACTACCGCGGCGGGCTGCGGAGCGCGGCGGGCGGCGCCCTACACAACCTAGCAG GTGCGAAGAAGTGGCTGGAGTGGAGGAGAGAGGTAGAGCTGGTGTCGGATCTCGCCTACTTCGGCCTCACCACACTAGCAG GCTACCAGACCCTTGGGGAGGAATACGTCAGCGTCGTGCAGGTGGGCCCATCACAGCGCCACGTGCCCTCAAGGCTGCGACGCGGGATCCTGGTGGCGCTGCACACCGTCCTGCCCTACCTGCTGGATAAGGCCCTGCTCCACCTGGAGCATGAGCTGCAGGCCACCGGTGATGGCACCTGGCCCTTGCGGGGCAGCCTGGCCCCCAGCAGCCAGTCAGGGATGAGGCGCTGGGTGCACCGGTGCACGGCCGGCCTGACGGAACAGCAGCAGGGGGTGCTCCTGCGCGCCGTGTCAGCGCTCAAGCAGGGCCTCGGGTGCCTCCAACGTCTCCACGTGGCCTGGTTCTACATCCATGGTGCCTTCTACCACCTGGCCAAGAGGTTCACAGGCATCACCTAC GAACCATGCAGAGGAAAGAGCAGTTTCCAGAAACCCACTGTGCACGCTGTGCTTGGAGGAACGCAGGCATTCGACGGCCACACCCTGCGGCCACCTGTTCTGCTGGGAGTGTATAACCCACTGGAGCGACACCAAG ACGGAGTGTCCCCTCTGCAGGGAGAAGTTCCTCCCCCAGAAGCTGGTCTACCTGCGGCACTACCGCTGACCCCTTGCTGGAAGAGCAGCCTTATTCTTGTCGACTTCTCCTGCACAGACATCAAGAAAGCCTCAAGACTTTTGTCACGTGTGATACCGTGCCAGCTGCCAGGAGGATGGGCGCCGGACCTGGACTTGGACCTGGCTAATGCAGGCCTGCAGGGCAGGCTGGGTGGGGACCTGCTGGGCGGCCAGTCCACCCTCAGAACGCCCCTCCCTTCCCCAAACCAGTCACTCACAGGGCGGGGCCTGACTGACCTGGAGCCGAGCACCAGCAGTTTGCTTTCCCAGCATGATAATCCTGCAGCCCAGAAGACCCACAGACTTCACCCTTGTCCCTGA
- the PEX10 gene encoding peroxisome biogenesis factor 10 isoform X3, whose translation MASAVASPPEVVRAAQKDDYYRGGLRSAAGGALHNLAGAKKWLEWRREVELVSDLAYFGLTTLAGYQTLGEEYVSVVQVGPSQRHVPSRLRRGILVALHTVLPYLLDKALLHLEHELQATGDGTWPLRGSLAPSSQSGMRRWVHRCTAGLTEQQQGVLLRAVSALKQGLGCLQRLHVAWFYIHGAFYHLAKRFTGITYLRVRRPLAEDPRVRASYQLLGLVSLLHLALAAGLQLYGFQQRQRARREWRLQRGLSHRRNHAEERAVSRNPLCTLCLEERRHSTATPCGHLFCWECITHWSDTKTECPLCREKFLPQKLVYLRHYR comes from the exons ATGGCTTCCGCGGTCGCCAGCCCGCCGGAGGTGGTCCGCGCGGCGCAGAAGGACGACTACTACCGCGGCGGGCTGCGGAGCGCGGCGGGCGGCGCCCTACACAACCTAGCAG GTGCGAAGAAGTGGCTGGAGTGGAGGAGAGAGGTAGAGCTGGTGTCGGATCTCGCCTACTTCGGCCTCACCACACTAGCAG GCTACCAGACCCTTGGGGAGGAATACGTCAGCGTCGTGCAGGTGGGCCCATCACAGCGCCACGTGCCCTCAAGGCTGCGACGCGGGATCCTGGTGGCGCTGCACACCGTCCTGCCCTACCTGCTGGATAAGGCCCTGCTCCACCTGGAGCATGAGCTGCAGGCCACCGGTGATGGCACCTGGCCCTTGCGGGGCAGCCTGGCCCCCAGCAGCCAGTCAGGGATGAGGCGCTGGGTGCACCGGTGCACGGCCGGCCTGACGGAACAGCAGCAGGGGGTGCTCCTGCGCGCCGTGTCAGCGCTCAAGCAGGGCCTCGGGTGCCTCCAACGTCTCCACGTGGCCTGGTTCTACATCCATGGTGCCTTCTACCACCTGGCCAAGAGGTTCACAGGCATCACCTAC CTCCGTGTCCGCCGCCCGCTTGCCGAGGACCCTCGGGTTCGCGCCAGCTACCAGCTGCTGGGGCTGGTGTCCCTGCTGCACCTGGCGCTGGCCGCAGGCCTGCAGCTCTACGGCTTCCAGCAGAGGCAGCGTGCCCGGAGGGAGTGGAGGCTGCAGCGCGGCCTGTCCCACCGCAG GAACCATGCAGAGGAAAGAGCAGTTTCCAGAAACCCACTGTGCACGCTGTGCTTGGAGGAACGCAGGCATTCGACGGCCACACCCTGCGGCCACCTGTTCTGCTGGGAGTGTATAACCCACTGGAGCGACACCAAG ACGGAGTGTCCCCTCTGCAGGGAGAAGTTCCTCCCCCAGAAGCTGGTCTACCTGCGGCACTACCGCTGA
- the PEX10 gene encoding peroxisome biogenesis factor 10 isoform X2, translating into MASAVASPPEVVRAAQKDDYYRGGLRSAAGGALHNLAGAKKWLEWRREVELVSDLAYFGLTTLAAEPVVQEGSQHCALPQGVGCYQTLGEEYVSVVQVGPSQRHVPSRLRRGILVALHTVLPYLLDKALLHLEHELQATGDGTWPLRGSLAPSSQSGMRRWVHRCTAGLTEQQQGVLLRAVSALKQGLGCLQRLHVAWFYIHGAFYHLAKRFTGITYLRVRRPLAEDPRVRASYQLLGLVSLLHLALAAGLQLYGFQQRQRARREWRLQRGLSHRRNHAEERAVSRNPLCTLCLEERRHSTATPCGHLFCWECITHWSDTKTECPLCREKFLPQKLVYLRHYR; encoded by the exons ATGGCTTCCGCGGTCGCCAGCCCGCCGGAGGTGGTCCGCGCGGCGCAGAAGGACGACTACTACCGCGGCGGGCTGCGGAGCGCGGCGGGCGGCGCCCTACACAACCTAGCAG GTGCGAAGAAGTGGCTGGAGTGGAGGAGAGAGGTAGAGCTGGTGTCGGATCTCGCCTACTTCGGCCTCACCACACTAGCAG CTGAACCCGTGGTCCAAGAGGGGTCCCAGCACTGCGCCCTACCACAGGGCGTGGGCT GCTACCAGACCCTTGGGGAGGAATACGTCAGCGTCGTGCAGGTGGGCCCATCACAGCGCCACGTGCCCTCAAGGCTGCGACGCGGGATCCTGGTGGCGCTGCACACCGTCCTGCCCTACCTGCTGGATAAGGCCCTGCTCCACCTGGAGCATGAGCTGCAGGCCACCGGTGATGGCACCTGGCCCTTGCGGGGCAGCCTGGCCCCCAGCAGCCAGTCAGGGATGAGGCGCTGGGTGCACCGGTGCACGGCCGGCCTGACGGAACAGCAGCAGGGGGTGCTCCTGCGCGCCGTGTCAGCGCTCAAGCAGGGCCTCGGGTGCCTCCAACGTCTCCACGTGGCCTGGTTCTACATCCATGGTGCCTTCTACCACCTGGCCAAGAGGTTCACAGGCATCACCTAC CTCCGTGTCCGCCGCCCGCTTGCCGAGGACCCTCGGGTTCGCGCCAGCTACCAGCTGCTGGGGCTGGTGTCCCTGCTGCACCTGGCGCTGGCCGCAGGCCTGCAGCTCTACGGCTTCCAGCAGAGGCAGCGTGCCCGGAGGGAGTGGAGGCTGCAGCGCGGCCTGTCCCACCGCAG GAACCATGCAGAGGAAAGAGCAGTTTCCAGAAACCCACTGTGCACGCTGTGCTTGGAGGAACGCAGGCATTCGACGGCCACACCCTGCGGCCACCTGTTCTGCTGGGAGTGTATAACCCACTGGAGCGACACCAAG ACGGAGTGTCCCCTCTGCAGGGAGAAGTTCCTCCCCCAGAAGCTGGTCTACCTGCGGCACTACCGCTGA